In one Amyelois transitella isolate CPQ chromosome 22, ilAmyTran1.1, whole genome shotgun sequence genomic region, the following are encoded:
- the LOC106129984 gene encoding uncharacterized protein LOC106129984 translates to MNILWCGLTIQSVLWTCVWSHGRLIEPPSRASAWRYGFDTPHNYNDHELYCGGFSRQWNKNNGKCGVCGDAWDAQQPRAHEYGGRFYKGVIVRKYAPKDAITIKVELTANHNGYFEFRVCDEHIGTTQDCLDKNVLKIDGRDGTKFYPRDGNRIYEMKYRLPDDFECAHCVMQWRYIAGNNWGKCENGTEAVGCGPQEEFRACADIAIGDRFATTTRRPRPSYVPPNRKPPTVPTPEETSGKGWYGVVVAVVALFVTLATLSGLYLYYYRGGMRIKNLLKSKVPAPAPVPPPRHKRSSLSREQPPELRPTKVATIPDSGFETVDLRTK, encoded by the coding sequence ATACTATGGTGCGGCCTCACAATACAATCAGTCTTGTGGACGTGCGTGTGGAGTCACGGGCGGTTGATTGAGCCCCCTTCCAGAGCATCTGCCTGGAGGTATGGCTTCGACACCCCACATAACTACAATGACCACGAACTCTACTGCGGTGGGTTCTCCAGACAATGGAACAAGAACAATGGAAAGTGCGGAGTATGCGGTGACGCTTGGGACGCTCAACAACCTAGGGCACACGAATACGGAGGTAGATTTTACAAAGGTGTTATTGTCCGAAAATATGCCCCAAAAGACGCTATCACGATCAAGGTGGAACTCACAGCCAATCATAATGGCTATTTCGAATTTAGAGTATGCGACGAACATATAGGAACAACTCAAGATTGTTTAGACAAGAACGTCTTGAAAATAGACGGCAGAGACGGAACTAAATTCTATCCTAGAGATGGCAATAGAATTTATGAAATGAAGTACAGATTACCTGATGATTTTGAGTGCGCGCATTGCGTAATGCAATGGCGATACATCGCAGGGAACAATTGGGGAAAATGTGAGAATGGAACAGAAGCAGTCGGCTGTGGACCGCAAGAGGAGTTCAGGGCTTGCGCTGATATAGCTATTGGTGATCGCTTCGCCACAACTACGAGAAGACCGAGACCTTCGTATGTGCCACCTAACAGGAAACCACCAACTGTGCCGACACCAGAAGAAACTTCTGGAAAGGGCTGGTACGGTGTTGTCGTTGCTGTCGTGGCCTTGTTCGTCACGCTGGCAACACTGTCCGGCTTATACCTGTATTACTATAGAGGCGGAATGAGAATAAAGAATTTGTTGAAGTCGAAAGTCCCTGCGCCAGCGCCAGTGCCACCTCCTAGACATAAGAGATCCTCCCTTTCAAGAGAACAGCCACCAGAATTGAGACCAACTAAAGTAGCGACAATTCCCGATTCGGGATTCGAAACTGTAGATCTAAGAACTAAATAA